In Bacteroidota bacterium, the sequence CCTGCTTCTAGTAATACCACTGTTCAGAAAAACCGCCAGGCGTCTTCTCGTCCGGCGGTTTTTCATGCGTTTCACCCCTTGTCCGCGCCTACAGAAATCCGTGAAAGCTAAATCTACCTTCTCTCTCAAAGACCAGCTGTTCAACCCTGAAAAAGTCGCCTACCTGGCCGGCCTCGTAAAAAAGGCATACCCGGACTTCGAGTCAGACGCCTTTCAGAAATCCGTTGTTGATGCCTTTCCGGAACTGGAGCTCAAAGCGCGTATCTCCCACATCACAACCTGCCTGCACGAATACTTGCCCGATGATTATGAAACGGCGCTCGACATCATCTTGCGGGCCCTCCCCCCTGCGCTCGATCCAACCAAAACAGACGATGACTTTGGCGATTTTATCTTTTCGCCCCATAGCCTGTTTGTAGCAACCTATGGCTGTTCTGCAACATACCTCCAGACTTCGCTACTCGCGCTTCGGGAAATGACAAAACGGTTTTCAGTGGAATATTCCATTCGCTTTTTCATCAACGCCTTTCCCGACGAAACGATGGCCTTCCTTCATGAGGGGGCAACGGACAAAAACTACCACGTGCGCCGGCTCAGCAGCGAAGGCACACGTCCCAAACTGCCATGGGCACAGGGCTTAAAGACAGCATATACCCTCCCCATGCCACTACTCGAACTGCTCTACGCAGATTCCACCCGTTACGTTACCCGATCTGTTGCCAACCACCTCAATGATATCAGTAAACTGGATCCGGAACTGGTCATTGCTACGCTCAAAAAATGGCGCAAGAGCAAGCGCCAGGAAGCGAAAGAAATGGCCTACATTACCAAACACTCCTTACGCACATTGATCAAACAGGGCCATCCGGAAGCGCTGGATCTGATTGGTTTTGGGGGCAAGCCAGACATTACCGTCACAACCTTTCAGACCTCAACCCCTGTTGTCAAGGTTGGGGAAGCTTTTCTGTTCGACCTGTCTTTTGAATCGAACAAGAAGCAAAACCTTGTTGTAGATTACCAAATGACTTTTGCCACGACAGGCAAAAAAGCCGGCACAAAAGTATTCAAAATCAAAACATTAGAACTTTCGAAGGGCGAAGTGGTCAACCTAAACAAGAAACACCCCATGCGGTTGATGACAACGCGACGCCTCTATGCTGGTGAACACAGCATCACCTTACAAGTCAATGGGGAAAATCATGGATCACTGACATTCGAACTGGTTGAATAAATGTATGTATGGACCAGCCTGCTGTTTGGATTGCTTGTTTCTTCCTGCAATGCACAGCCAATAACTGCCCCAACAGAACAGAAGGGTGCGTTGCAGCTGGTTACCATGACCTACAACATCCGCCATGGAGAAGGTGCAGACGGTGTGGTCAACCTGCAACGCATTGCCAACGTCATCCTTGCAGCGCAACCCGACCTCGTTGCCATTCAGGAAGTAGACCAGGGCGTTGCAAGAACCGAGCGTGTGGATCAAGCCGCGATACTTGCAGACCTAACCGGGATGCACATGCGGTTTGGCTTTGCAGATGTATATCAGGGCGGAGACTTTGGCAACGTGATCTTGTCGCGTGTCCCTATCGATACTCTTCAACTCTATCCCCTTCCTGGCCCACCTGGTGAAACGCGGGTCCTCATGGCTACGAAGGTGCGTTTTCCGCTCAAAGATGAAGAAATACCGGTGACGTTTATGTCGACGCATCTCGAAACGATTGAGGCGCCTCGCAAGGAAGCTGCACAAAGAATTGCCGAACTTATGCCAGAAATGCCTGAAGAGCTTTTTGTGCTGGGAGGCGACTTAAACGCAACGCCCAACGCTGCTACTCTGGATACCCTTGCGAGTAAATTTGTTATTCCTACGCTGAAGTCACACGTATTTACCCATCCCGCAAACAATCCTGCCCGGCAAATTGATCATATCCTGTACGCCGGCCCTAATACCTGGACAATCGACGACGTCTATACCCTAAACGCGCCCATCAGCTCAGATCACCTGCCCCTGGTAACGGTGTTTACCTATACGCCGCAATCTACCCCTTAACTGCCTGTAGAATCGGCATACACGCGCATACTGCGCAAGCTATCCTTGTTGAGGCCACGGCGCCCAAACGGTTTTCTGGCTCTCGTAGAATCAAACGGTGGTCCGCCAAATCGGGATGGACCGTCTCCGCGCATAAAACCTTTTCTCCGCTTGCGGTCTTTCTCTACCCGTTGACTCAATGCTGCTTTCTGATCATCATTCAGTATTTGATCGAGTGAGCGCCTCATGTCTACAAATACGTCGCGGTGCTCAAGGGCAACAGAACGGCGAATCTCCATATGCCGGCGCTCCGTTTCCCGCAACACTGCCTGAATTTCTGCCTGCTGGGCTTCGTCGGTAGGCTCAATCATCCGCTCAAGGAAGCGCGACATGCCATTCTCTTTACGCAAAGCCTGTATCTCGGCTACCCGATTCGAAAAAATCGCGCCCGTGGCCAACGAGCCGATGATTACACCAACGAGCAGCGTTCCTAGAATGACAGCGATAGATTTAGTTTTGGCGTTCATGGCAAAGCCTCGGTCTGCTCGGCAAAGTAATCAAGGTCGTATACAGCCATCGTGGACACCGACGGTATGGCAAGGATAGACTCTGTTGTAGTGGAATCAACGGTATAACCATTGGACAGGTTGATGTTGTATACAGCCAG encodes:
- a CDS encoding DNA alkylation repair protein, which translates into the protein MKAKSTFSLKDQLFNPEKVAYLAGLVKKAYPDFESDAFQKSVVDAFPELELKARISHITTCLHEYLPDDYETALDIILRALPPALDPTKTDDDFGDFIFSPHSLFVATYGCSATYLQTSLLALREMTKRFSVEYSIRFFINAFPDETMAFLHEGATDKNYHVRRLSSEGTRPKLPWAQGLKTAYTLPMPLLELLYADSTRYVTRSVANHLNDISKLDPELVIATLKKWRKSKRQEAKEMAYITKHSLRTLIKQGHPEALDLIGFGGKPDITVTTFQTSTPVVKVGEAFLFDLSFESNKKQNLVVDYQMTFATTGKKAGTKVFKIKTLELSKGEVVNLNKKHPMRLMTTRRLYAGEHSITLQVNGENHGSLTFELVE
- a CDS encoding endonuclease/exonuclease/phosphatase family protein; its protein translation is MYVWTSLLFGLLVSSCNAQPITAPTEQKGALQLVTMTYNIRHGEGADGVVNLQRIANVILAAQPDLVAIQEVDQGVARTERVDQAAILADLTGMHMRFGFADVYQGGDFGNVILSRVPIDTLQLYPLPGPPGETRVLMATKVRFPLKDEEIPVTFMSTHLETIEAPRKEAAQRIAELMPEMPEELFVLGGDLNATPNAATLDTLASKFVIPTLKSHVFTHPANNPARQIDHILYAGPNTWTIDDVYTLNAPISSDHLPLVTVFTYTPQSTP